One Spiribacter halobius DNA segment encodes these proteins:
- a CDS encoding LysR substrate-binding domain-containing protein, whose amino-acid sequence MTHINFRDLRYLVAVADLQHFGRAAAACYVSQPTLSTQIKKLEQYLGVQLVERTSKRVMVTPVGRSIAERARRVLNEVEDIVDTARAAGDPLAGELRLGVIPTLGPYLIPHFFPLLREAYPRLRVLLHEERTAGLLERLRRGGLDAAIMARPVPDEGLEWRTLFREPFHVAMPAGHRLAARGRLRLDDLRAESMLLLEEGHCLRDQALDVCSMVGAREEAEFRATSLETLRQMVASGAGITLLPALAAGPQGGAPAQGLVLRPFAGEPPAREIALFWRRGCAREAAVEALGELIAGLEPVRGLELPLAAEG is encoded by the coding sequence ATGACGCATATCAACTTCCGCGACCTGCGCTATCTGGTGGCGGTGGCCGACCTGCAGCATTTCGGCCGCGCCGCGGCGGCCTGCTACGTCAGCCAGCCCACCCTCAGCACGCAGATCAAGAAGCTGGAACAGTACCTGGGGGTGCAGCTGGTGGAGCGCACCAGCAAGCGGGTCATGGTCACGCCGGTGGGTCGCAGCATCGCGGAGCGTGCCCGGCGGGTACTGAACGAGGTGGAGGACATCGTCGATACCGCACGCGCCGCCGGCGATCCGCTGGCCGGTGAGCTGCGCCTCGGGGTGATCCCGACCCTCGGCCCCTATCTCATCCCGCACTTCTTCCCGCTGCTTCGCGAGGCCTACCCGCGGCTCCGGGTGCTGCTCCACGAGGAGCGCACGGCAGGCCTGCTGGAGCGGCTGCGCCGGGGTGGCCTGGACGCGGCCATCATGGCCAGGCCGGTACCGGACGAGGGCCTCGAGTGGCGCACCCTGTTCCGCGAGCCGTTTCACGTCGCCATGCCCGCCGGCCACCGGCTGGCGGCGCGCGGTCGGCTGCGACTCGACGACCTGCGCGCCGAGTCCATGCTGCTGCTGGAGGAGGGCCACTGCCTGCGGGATCAGGCGCTGGACGTCTGCTCCATGGTGGGCGCCCGCGAGGAGGCGGAGTTCCGCGCCACCAGCCTCGAGACCCTGCGTCAGATGGTGGCCTCGGGGGCGGGTATTACGCTGCTGCCGGCCCTCGCCGCGGGCCCGCAGGGCGGTGCCCCGGCGCAGGGGCTGGTGCTGCGGCCGTTCGCGGGCGAGCCGCCGGCCCGGGAGATCGCCCTGTTCTGGCGGCGGGGCTGCGCCCGGGAGGCAGCCGTGGAGGCCCTCGGCGAGCTCATCGCCGGCCTCGAGCCGGTGCGTGGCCTGGAGCTGCCGCTGGCCGCTGAAGGCTAG
- a CDS encoding ABC transporter substrate-binding protein yields MAKSLSGLVVTGLAACAFATAAEARTLHWASAADSLTLDPHSQNERPTHRISHQLYDTLVYRDLELALQPRLATDWYPREDDPSVWVFELREGVTFHEGQALTAEDVVFSLERAMHENSDMRGLLTSISEVRAAGDYTVEIVTDGPNPLLPNNLSNLFIMDSGWAAEHDVETPQDFASGEESYAVRNANGTGPFELVSREQDTRTEMVRNDDYWGRDQYPMEVSRQVFQPIESSATRVAALLSGEIDMILDAPVQDIARLREAEGIKVEQAPQNRTIFLGMHQGRETLRNSETDGNPFADERVRRALYHAINAEAIRRSVMRGNSQPAGIIMPPFVNGYTEALDERLPYDPEAARELLADAGYPEGFDVTLHCPNDRYINDEEICEAVTGLLGRVGIDVNLVAQPKSVHFAELQRGEYDFYMLGWGVPTLDSEYVFNYLLHTSEGNRGSWNFTGYSNERVDELIQAMGREVNTEARNGLIAEAWEIVQDDVVYLPLHHQVLSWAMREEIQHPVQSENNPYMHHVEFSD; encoded by the coding sequence ATGGCAAAGTCACTCTCCGGCCTCGTAGTCACCGGCCTCGCGGCCTGCGCCTTCGCCACCGCCGCGGAGGCACGCACGCTGCACTGGGCATCGGCGGCGGACAGCCTCACCCTCGACCCTCACAGCCAGAACGAACGCCCAACCCACCGCATCTCCCACCAGCTCTACGACACTCTGGTCTACCGCGATCTGGAGCTGGCGCTGCAGCCGCGGCTGGCCACGGACTGGTATCCGCGGGAGGACGACCCGAGCGTCTGGGTGTTCGAGCTGCGCGAGGGCGTGACGTTCCACGAGGGTCAGGCGCTGACCGCCGAGGACGTGGTCTTCTCCCTCGAGCGCGCCATGCACGAGAACTCGGACATGCGCGGCCTGCTCACCTCGATCAGCGAGGTCCGGGCCGCCGGCGACTACACCGTGGAGATCGTCACCGACGGGCCCAACCCCCTGCTGCCGAACAACCTCAGCAATCTCTTCATCATGGACTCTGGCTGGGCCGCCGAGCACGACGTGGAGACCCCGCAGGACTTCGCTTCCGGCGAGGAGAGCTACGCGGTGCGCAACGCCAACGGCACCGGCCCGTTCGAGCTCGTGAGCCGGGAGCAGGACACGCGCACGGAGATGGTGCGCAATGACGACTACTGGGGCCGGGACCAGTACCCGATGGAGGTGTCCCGGCAGGTGTTCCAGCCCATCGAGTCGTCGGCCACGCGGGTCGCCGCGCTGCTCTCGGGGGAGATCGACATGATCCTGGATGCGCCGGTGCAGGACATCGCCCGGCTGCGCGAGGCCGAGGGCATCAAGGTGGAGCAGGCGCCGCAGAACCGCACCATCTTCCTCGGCATGCACCAGGGCCGGGAGACGCTGCGCAACTCCGAGACCGACGGCAACCCGTTCGCCGACGAGCGCGTGCGCCGCGCCCTCTACCACGCAATCAACGCCGAGGCGATCCGGCGCTCGGTGATGCGCGGCAACAGTCAGCCCGCGGGCATCATCATGCCGCCGTTCGTCAACGGCTACACCGAGGCCCTGGACGAGCGCCTGCCCTACGATCCGGAGGCCGCCCGCGAGCTGCTGGCCGATGCCGGCTACCCGGAGGGCTTCGACGTCACCCTGCACTGCCCGAACGATCGCTACATCAACGACGAGGAGATCTGCGAGGCCGTCACCGGCCTCCTCGGGCGCGTGGGCATCGACGTCAACCTGGTGGCGCAGCCGAAGTCGGTGCACTTCGCCGAGCTGCAGCGCGGCGAGTACGACTTCTACATGCTCGGCTGGGGCGTCCCGACGCTGGATTCGGAGTACGTCTTCAACTACCTACTGCACACCAGCGAGGGCAACCGTGGCAGCTGGAACTTCACCGGCTACTCCAACGAGCGGGTGGACGAGCTGATCCAGGCCATGGGCCGCGAGGTGAACACCGAGGCCCGTAACGGGCTCATCGCCGAGGCCTGGGAAATAGTGCAGGACGACGTGGTCTACCTGCCCCTGCACCACCAGGTGCTCTCCTGGGCCATGCGCGAGGAGATCCAGCACCCGGTGCAGAGCGAGAACAACCCGTACATGCACCACGTGGAGTTCTCGGACTGA
- a CDS encoding ABC transporter permease — protein MTAFIIRRLLQALLVMAVVALVAFSLFRYVGDPVHNMLGQEATQQDRAELRAALGLDDPVPVQFLRFVGNALQGDFGISYRAAQPVSTLIAERLPATLELALTSALFAVVLGIGLGIYTALRRGGWLSRAVMTFSLIGISLPTFLIGIVLIYVFSVELGWFRAFGRGETVLLWGWWESALLTPSGLASLVLPAITLGLFQLTLIMRLVRAEMLEVLRTDYIKFARARGLPDRVVHFGHALRNTLVPVITIIGLQTGTIIAFAIITETVFQWPGVGRLFITAIRFVDIPVMSAYLVLIAFLFVAINLIVDLLYYAVDPRLRVSDGG, from the coding sequence GTGACCGCCTTCATCATTCGCCGCCTGCTGCAGGCGCTCCTGGTGATGGCGGTCGTGGCGCTGGTCGCCTTCTCGCTGTTCCGCTACGTGGGCGACCCGGTCCACAACATGCTGGGCCAGGAGGCAACCCAGCAGGACCGGGCCGAGCTGCGCGCCGCCCTCGGGCTTGACGATCCGGTACCGGTGCAGTTCCTGCGCTTCGTCGGCAACGCCCTGCAGGGGGATTTCGGCATCTCCTACCGGGCGGCGCAGCCGGTCTCCACGCTCATCGCCGAGCGGCTGCCGGCGACCCTCGAGCTGGCGCTGACCTCGGCGCTGTTCGCCGTGGTGCTCGGCATCGGCCTCGGCATCTACACCGCCCTGCGCCGCGGCGGCTGGCTGAGCCGCGCGGTGATGACCTTCTCGCTCATCGGCATCTCGCTGCCCACGTTCCTCATCGGCATCGTGCTGATCTACGTGTTCAGCGTGGAGCTCGGCTGGTTCCGCGCCTTCGGCCGCGGCGAGACCGTGCTGCTCTGGGGCTGGTGGGAGAGCGCCCTGCTGACCCCAAGCGGGCTCGCGTCGCTGGTGCTGCCGGCAATCACCCTGGGGCTGTTTCAGCTCACGCTGATCATGCGCCTGGTGCGCGCCGAGATGCTGGAGGTGCTGCGCACCGACTACATCAAGTTCGCCCGCGCCCGGGGGCTGCCGGACCGGGTGGTGCACTTCGGCCACGCCCTGCGCAACACCCTGGTGCCGGTGATCACCATCATCGGCCTGCAGACCGGAACCATCATCGCCTTCGCGATCATCACCGAGACGGTGTTCCAGTGGCCGGGGGTGGGACGGCTGTTCATCACCGCCATCCGTTTCGTGGACATACCCGTGATGTCCGCCTATCTGGTGCTGATCGCCTTCCTGTTCGTGGCGATCAATCTCATCGTCGACCTGCTCTACTATGCCGTGGACCCGCGCCTGCGGGTCAGCGACGGCGGCTGA
- a CDS encoding ABC transporter permease produces the protein MATRELDIASPGRLRSSWRAFRDSDLLYSFLHQPLVMLSAAVALLMVLGAVFAPLLTPQNPFNPAELELMDAFVAPMGESLMDPDVTYLLGTDSQGRDIYSAILYGTRISLLVGFSAVLFAMILGTSIGLYAGYRGGWPDAVLMRVADVQLTLPNILLALLIFGIISGLLPAGERSEAALIVLIVSIGLSDWPQYARTVRGATMVEKQKEYVQASRVIGLPVAAILFQHILPNVMRPVLVIGTIGLALAIIAEATLSFLGVGMPPTQPSLGTLIRVGQDYMLSGEWWITLFPAIALLLLALSVNLLGDWLRDVLNPKLR, from the coding sequence ATGGCCACCCGCGAGCTCGACATCGCCAGCCCGGGCCGCCTGCGCAGCAGCTGGCGCGCCTTCCGCGACAGCGACCTGCTGTACTCCTTCCTGCACCAGCCGCTGGTGATGCTGTCCGCGGCGGTGGCGCTGCTGATGGTGCTGGGGGCGGTGTTCGCGCCCCTGCTGACGCCACAGAACCCCTTCAACCCGGCGGAGCTGGAGCTCATGGACGCCTTCGTGGCACCCATGGGCGAGTCGCTGATGGACCCGGACGTGACCTATCTGCTCGGCACCGACAGCCAGGGCCGGGACATCTACTCGGCGATCCTCTACGGCACCCGCATCTCGCTGCTGGTGGGCTTCTCCGCGGTGCTGTTCGCGATGATCCTCGGCACCAGCATCGGCCTCTATGCCGGCTACCGCGGCGGCTGGCCGGATGCGGTGCTGATGCGCGTCGCCGACGTCCAGCTCACCCTCCCCAACATCCTGCTGGCGCTGCTCATCTTCGGCATCATCAGCGGACTGCTGCCCGCCGGCGAGCGCAGCGAGGCCGCACTCATCGTGCTCATCGTCTCCATCGGGCTTTCCGACTGGCCCCAGTACGCGCGCACCGTGCGCGGCGCCACCATGGTGGAGAAGCAGAAGGAATACGTTCAGGCGAGCCGGGTGATCGGGCTGCCCGTGGCGGCGATCCTGTTCCAGCACATCCTGCCCAACGTCATGCGCCCGGTGCTGGTGATCGGCACCATCGGCCTGGCGCTTGCCATCATCGCCGAAGCGACGTTGTCCTTCCTCGGCGTCGGCATGCCGCCCACCCAGCCCTCCCTCGGCACCCTGATCCGCGTCGGCCAGGACTACATGCTCTCCGGCGAGTGGTGGATCACCCTGTTCCCGGCCATCGCCCTCCTCCTGCTCGCGCTCTCGGTGAACCTGCTGGGAGACTGGTTGCGCGACGTCCTCAACCCGAAGCTGCGCTGA
- a CDS encoding ABC transporter ATP-binding protein, with translation MIRTRQQSGRGDAALLSVRGLEVTFPTRHGTLVAVDDISFDIAAGEILGVVGESGAGKSMTGNAVINLIEPPGRISAGEIRLAGERIDDLGSTALRRIRGRRIGMIFQDPLTSLNPLYSIGYQLAETIRAHLDLSAGQARERAVDLLDQVGIPDPAARLDAYPHQFSGGMRQRVVIALALCADPELVIADEPTTALDVSVQAQILTLLRRLCRERGTAVLLITHDMGVIAETADNVAVMYAGRLIEHGPATTVVQRPQHPYTVGLMGSIPRLDTEVDRLTQIPGSMPGLAAIPPGCAFHPRCPHAFGRCQRERPDLMPAESTRAACWLHAASGDRGPGPAVLRGPHDG, from the coding sequence ATGATCCGCACCCGGCAGCAGAGCGGCCGGGGCGACGCTGCGCTGCTCAGCGTCCGCGGCCTGGAAGTGACCTTCCCCACCCGGCACGGCACGCTGGTGGCGGTAGACGATATCTCCTTCGACATCGCCGCCGGGGAGATCCTGGGCGTGGTGGGGGAGTCCGGCGCCGGCAAGTCCATGACCGGCAACGCCGTGATCAACCTCATCGAGCCGCCGGGCCGGATCAGCGCCGGCGAGATCCGGCTCGCCGGCGAGCGCATCGACGACCTGGGCAGCACGGCCCTTCGCCGGATACGCGGCCGGCGCATCGGCATGATCTTCCAGGACCCGCTGACCAGCCTGAATCCGCTCTACTCCATCGGCTACCAGCTCGCCGAGACCATCCGCGCGCACCTCGACCTCAGCGCCGGCCAGGCCCGGGAGCGCGCCGTGGACCTGCTGGACCAGGTGGGCATCCCGGACCCGGCGGCGCGCCTCGACGCGTATCCGCACCAGTTCTCCGGCGGCATGCGTCAGCGGGTGGTCATTGCGCTGGCGCTCTGCGCCGACCCGGAGCTGGTGATCGCCGACGAGCCCACCACGGCGCTGGACGTCTCCGTGCAGGCCCAGATCCTCACCCTCCTGCGCCGCCTCTGCCGCGAGCGCGGCACCGCCGTGCTGCTCATCACCCACGACATGGGCGTGATCGCGGAGACCGCGGACAACGTGGCGGTGATGTACGCCGGGCGGCTGATCGAGCACGGCCCTGCCACCACCGTGGTGCAGCGCCCGCAGCACCCCTACACCGTGGGGCTCATGGGCTCGATTCCCCGCCTCGACACCGAGGTGGACCGGCTCACCCAGATTCCGGGCAGCATGCCGGGGCTCGCCGCCATCCCGCCGGGCTGCGCCTTCCATCCGCGCTGCCCTCACGCCTTCGGCCGCTGCCAGCGCGAGCGCCCGGACCTGATGCCCGCCGAGTCCACCCGCGCCGCCTGCTGGCTGCACGCGGCGAGCGGCGACCGCGGCCCCGGGCCGGCAGTGCTGCGGGGGCCGCATGACGGCTGA
- a CDS encoding ABC transporter ATP-binding protein: MTADRARAGEAPLLQAENLQRHFDVSKPLLNRLLEGGGRRILRAVDGLDFSIPRGGTYALVGESGCGKSTVARLTVGLYPPSGGRLTFDGQDITDLARQRGRRAMAVRQRLQMIFQDPYASLNPLWRVGAIIAEPLRVLGLEPSRRRRDVRAGELLEQVGLAARDRYKYPHEFSGGQRQRISIARALANSPEFIVCDEPTSALDVSVQAQILNLMRDLQREHGLTYLFISHDMAVVKHMADHVGVMYLGRIVEEAPKGRLFSAPRHPYTQMLLQAIPSLDKRDDPREAIRGEVPNPLAPPTGCLFHPRCPHANERCRQEVPRLHATREGSRVACHGVEEGRLTLAQAREARAG; this comes from the coding sequence ATGACGGCTGATCGGGCCCGCGCCGGCGAGGCGCCATTGCTGCAGGCGGAGAATCTGCAGCGCCATTTCGATGTCAGCAAGCCGCTGCTCAACCGCCTGCTGGAGGGCGGCGGCCGGCGCATCCTGCGCGCGGTGGACGGGCTGGACTTCAGCATCCCGCGCGGGGGCACCTACGCGCTGGTCGGGGAGTCCGGCTGCGGCAAGTCCACGGTGGCGCGGCTGACGGTCGGGCTCTATCCGCCAAGCGGCGGACGGCTGACCTTCGATGGCCAGGACATCACCGACCTCGCCCGCCAGCGGGGCCGGCGCGCGATGGCCGTGCGCCAGCGGCTGCAGATGATCTTCCAGGACCCTTACGCCAGCCTCAATCCGCTCTGGCGGGTGGGCGCCATTATCGCCGAGCCGCTGCGCGTCCTCGGCCTCGAGCCGAGCCGCCGCCGCCGCGACGTCCGCGCCGGCGAGCTGCTGGAGCAGGTCGGCCTCGCCGCCCGCGACCGCTACAAGTACCCCCACGAGTTCTCCGGCGGCCAGCGCCAGCGCATCTCCATCGCGCGGGCGCTCGCCAACAGCCCGGAGTTCATCGTCTGCGACGAGCCGACCTCGGCGCTGGACGTCTCCGTGCAGGCGCAGATCCTCAACCTCATGCGCGACCTGCAGCGCGAGCACGGGCTGACCTATCTCTTCATCAGCCACGACATGGCGGTGGTCAAGCACATGGCCGACCACGTCGGCGTCATGTACCTCGGGCGCATCGTCGAGGAGGCGCCCAAGGGCCGCCTGTTCAGCGCCCCCCGACACCCCTACACGCAGATGCTGCTCCAGGCGATCCCCTCGCTGGACAAGCGCGACGACCCCCGCGAGGCCATCCGCGGCGAGGTCCCGAACCCGCTCGCCCCGCCCACCGGCTGCCTGTTCCACCCGCGCTGCCCCCACGCCAACGAGCGCTGCCGCCAGGAGGTCCCGCGCCTGCACGCCACCCGCGAGGGCAGCCGCGTCGCCTGCCACGGCGTAGAGGAGGGCCGGCTGACGCTGGCCCAGGCACGTGAAGCTCGCGCCGGTTAG
- a CDS encoding DUF3108 domain-containing protein: MSARCRIPVAVVALFALLAAAQAGACRLPPFALTYALERGGITVGEVVIRFRYEGEGRYSYRSDTRTTGLAALFAGQRIEQRSEGMWTAAGPRPVRHEQERERGGEVARHRLDLGPMPRYQGDAGQWLLAVPDAVYDPPGLLLALIRAERCGGLQGSYPMVTETGLLRRFRVERGVPVALEALGETWQTIPLAREEVNGPFRMTLYLAPEFEHLPLRIDWSDGEREYRLRLQDAEQG, from the coding sequence ATGTCCGCCCGTTGCCGTATTCCCGTTGCCGTCGTCGCGCTCTTCGCCCTGCTCGCCGCCGCCCAGGCGGGTGCCTGTCGGCTCCCGCCGTTCGCGCTCACCTATGCCCTGGAGCGTGGCGGCATCACCGTGGGGGAGGTCGTGATCCGCTTCCGCTACGAGGGCGAAGGTCGGTACAGCTACCGCAGTGATACCCGCACCACGGGACTGGCGGCGCTGTTCGCCGGCCAGCGCATCGAGCAGCGCAGCGAGGGGATGTGGACCGCCGCGGGTCCGCGCCCCGTGCGCCACGAGCAGGAGCGCGAGCGCGGCGGCGAGGTCGCGAGGCACCGCCTCGACCTCGGGCCGATGCCGCGCTACCAGGGCGATGCCGGCCAGTGGCTGCTGGCGGTGCCGGATGCGGTCTACGACCCGCCAGGCCTGCTGCTCGCGCTGATCCGGGCGGAGCGCTGCGGCGGGCTGCAGGGCAGCTACCCCATGGTCACCGAAACGGGCCTGCTGCGCCGCTTCCGCGTCGAGCGCGGCGTGCCCGTGGCCCTCGAGGCCCTGGGCGAGACCTGGCAGACCATTCCGTTGGCCCGCGAGGAGGTCAACGGCCCCTTCCGCATGACCCTCTATCTGGCGCCCGAATTCGAGCACCTGCCCCTGCGCATCGACTGGAGCGACGGCGAGCGCGAGTACCGGCTCAGGCTGCAGGACGCCGAGCAGGGCTAG
- a CDS encoding ParA family protein, producing the protein MKVLAVYSLKGGVGKTAAAVNLAWQAARGGLPTLLWDLDAQGAATWCLGVEPGLDQPARKLLGRKSPLGREIRPTRFPALELLPADASLRHLDRELDKGSDGAERLRRMVQPLSETAGLLVLDCPPSFSRLAEAVVRLADTVLVPVIPTPLARNAWLQMRGHFDRGRYGRGKLLPFLSMVDRRRGLHRAWSDHPPEGLEDCLRAWIPYASQVEQMSVQRAPLGHFAPRAAVSHAYAGLWRALARRTGIDGRA; encoded by the coding sequence ATGAAGGTGCTCGCGGTGTACAGCCTCAAGGGCGGCGTCGGCAAGACGGCGGCGGCGGTGAACCTGGCCTGGCAGGCGGCGCGCGGCGGCCTGCCGACACTGCTCTGGGATCTGGACGCCCAGGGGGCCGCCACCTGGTGCCTCGGCGTCGAGCCAGGGCTGGACCAGCCGGCGCGCAAGCTCCTCGGGCGCAAGAGCCCCCTCGGCCGGGAGATCCGCCCGACCCGCTTCCCGGCGCTGGAGCTGCTGCCGGCGGACGCCTCCCTGCGCCATCTCGACCGCGAGCTGGACAAGGGCAGCGACGGCGCCGAGCGTCTGCGCCGCATGGTGCAGCCGCTCTCGGAGACCGCCGGCCTGCTGGTGCTCGACTGCCCGCCCAGCTTCTCGCGCCTGGCGGAGGCCGTGGTGCGTCTCGCCGATACGGTCCTCGTGCCGGTGATTCCCACCCCGCTCGCGCGCAACGCCTGGCTGCAGATGCGCGGGCACTTCGACCGCGGCCGCTACGGCCGCGGCAAGCTGCTGCCCTTCCTCTCCATGGTGGACCGCCGGCGCGGGCTGCACCGCGCCTGGAGCGATCACCCGCCAGAGGGCCTGGAGGACTGCCTGCGGGCCTGGATCCCCTACGCCTCCCAGGTGGAGCAGATGAGCGTGCAACGCGCGCCCCTCGGCCACTTCGCCCCACGGGCCGCCGTCAGCCACGCCTACGCCGGCCTCTGGCGGGCGCTCGCGCGGCGCACCGGCATCGACGGCCGCGCCTGA
- a CDS encoding CHAD domain-containing protein → MAFRFQRSESVPGGVRRLVRERIDDARRRLQATGEARHEGIHEARKRIKEIRALLRLVRFALGDRFAVENRWYRDTARGLSAARDAQAVVESWDKLVAARGQELDAGLAQDTRERLLARRDDAAGVTDTAPVTATLEGLLAARERIARWPLNGGGFAALSPGLERSYRQGRREMRLALAGGGVAAHHEWRKRVKDLWYHTRLLEPVWPALMVPRRQALKALSDTLGDDHDLAVLDALLAAEPVLVGGGDGEAVHAAIARQQSRLQAEAARLGTLLYAEKPGAYTRRLGVYWQVWRGEAAA, encoded by the coding sequence TTGGCGTTCCGCTTCCAGCGCAGCGAGAGTGTCCCCGGCGGCGTCCGCCGGCTGGTACGCGAGCGCATCGACGATGCCCGCCGCCGCCTCCAGGCCACCGGCGAGGCCCGCCACGAGGGCATCCACGAGGCGCGCAAGCGCATCAAGGAGATCCGCGCCTTGCTCCGTCTCGTGCGCTTCGCTCTCGGCGACCGCTTCGCGGTGGAGAACCGCTGGTACCGCGACACCGCCCGGGGCCTGTCGGCGGCCCGGGACGCCCAGGCGGTGGTGGAATCATGGGACAAGCTCGTGGCCGCTCGGGGGCAGGAGCTCGACGCCGGGCTTGCACAGGACACGCGCGAGCGGCTGCTGGCCCGGCGCGATGATGCCGCCGGCGTCACCGACACGGCGCCGGTCACGGCCACCCTCGAGGGGCTGCTGGCCGCACGCGAGCGCATCGCCCGCTGGCCACTGAATGGTGGCGGCTTCGCCGCCCTGTCACCGGGCCTCGAGCGCAGCTACCGCCAGGGGCGCCGGGAGATGCGCCTTGCCCTCGCCGGCGGCGGGGTCGCGGCGCACCACGAGTGGCGCAAGCGCGTGAAGGATCTCTGGTATCACACCCGGCTGCTGGAGCCGGTCTGGCCCGCGCTGATGGTGCCGCGGCGCCAGGCGCTGAAGGCGCTGTCCGACACCCTCGGCGATGACCACGACCTGGCGGTGCTGGACGCCTTGCTGGCCGCCGAGCCGGTGCTGGTGGGCGGAGGCGACGGAGAGGCGGTCCATGCGGCCATCGCCCGCCAGCAGAGCCGGCTCCAGGCCGAGGCTGCCCGCCTCGGCACTCTGCTCTACGCGGAGAAACCCGGTGCCTACACACGCCGCCTCGGCGTCTACTGGCAGGTCTGGCGGGGCGAGGCTGCCGCATGA
- a CDS encoding DUF4168 domain-containing protein, which yields MQFRRMTVATALILGLGLAMPLWAQDEGAQAQPETQQEAPSAADFSEDQLESFAEAHGEVMEVRDDYTQRLQEAEGREQAMSLQEEANEKMVEAVTDTGLSVEEYGQIARAASNDTELAERIQQMMN from the coding sequence ATGCAGTTCCGTCGCATGACTGTCGCCACCGCCCTCATCCTCGGCCTCGGCCTCGCCATGCCGCTGTGGGCCCAGGACGAGGGCGCCCAGGCCCAGCCCGAGACCCAGCAGGAGGCGCCGAGCGCGGCGGACTTCTCCGAGGATCAGCTGGAGAGCTTCGCCGAGGCCCACGGGGAGGTCATGGAAGTCCGTGACGACTACACCCAGCGCCTGCAGGAGGCCGAGGGTCGCGAGCAGGCCATGAGCCTGCAGGAAGAGGCCAACGAGAAGATGGTCGAGGCGGTCACCGACACCGGCCTCAGTGTCGAGGAGTACGGCCAGATCGCCCGCGCGGCCTCCAACGACACCGAGCTCGCCGAGCGCATCCAGCAAATGATGAACTGA